In Spea bombifrons isolate aSpeBom1 chromosome 12, aSpeBom1.2.pri, whole genome shotgun sequence, the following proteins share a genomic window:
- the CXCR5 gene encoding C-X-C chemokine receptor type 5: protein MELSLVNLASVEITDFEDLSLNGLFLNYSHDTSDSLGGFVCPGALENHPEATLKIFQKFIIPVVYSLVFLLGSLGNGLVLLILLRHNRTRSTTDNFLLHLAVADLLMLITFPFSVVESAYGWVFGNFMCKMVGVLSRLNFLCSSLLLGCISVDRYLAIIHAVYSFRARGVLAVHLPCVGVWILCFLFSVPSLFFLGTVNNENMTDCTYHQSHFPSNAWWQANRFLNHVVGFLCPLFVMGFCYANIVAVLYKSKRREKRRAVKVAIVITGVFFMCWTPYNVVVLLDTLDQSGLLKSCMLQDHLPIAILLTEILGSVHCCLNPILYAFVGVKFRNYALQVLQRTGCLSSLGKIHTPDRKSSIMDSEAGTVLSSF, encoded by the coding sequence AGCCTTAATGGACTGTTTCTCAACTATAGTCACGATACATCAGATAGCCTGGGCGGCTTTGTGTGTCCCGGTGCCTTAGAAAATCATCCAGAAGCCACACTGAAGATTTTCCAGAAGTTCATCATTCCTGTGGTTTACTCATTGGTGTTCTTGTTGGGGTCTTTGGGCAATGGCCTTGTTCTCCTAATTCTTCTGAGACACAATCGCACACGTTCCACCACAGACAACTTCCTCCTGCACCTGGCCGTGGCTGACCTCCTCATGCTCATAACTTTTCCCTTTTCTGTGGTAGAGTCTGCCTACGGCTGGGTATTTGGAAATTTTATGTGCAAAATGGTAGGCGTCCTCAGTCGTCTCAATTTCCTTTGTAGCAGTCTCTTGTTAGGATGCATAAGTGTGGATCGATACCTTGCAATCATCCATGCTGTATATTCTTTCAGGGCACGAGGTGTACTTGCTGTACATCTCCCCTGCGTTGGGGTATGGATTTTGTGCTTCCTTTTTTCAGTTCCCAGCCTGTTCTTCTTAGGGACAGTGAATaatgaaaatatgactgattgCACTTATCACCAGAGCCACTTCCCCAGCAATGCCTGGTGGCAGGCAAATAGATTCCTCAATCATGTGGTGGGCTTCTTGTGTCCACTCTTTGTCATGGGATTCTGCTATGCCAATATTGTGGCTGTCCTATACAAGtcaaagagaagagaaaagagaagggcAGTGAAGGTGGCCATTGTCATCACTGGGGTCTTCTTCATGTGCTGGACCCCATACAATGTTGTTGTTCTTCTGGATACACTTGATCAGTCCGGATTACTTAAGAGCTGCATGCTTCAGGATCATCTTCCCATAGCAATTTTACTTACAGAAATCTTGGGATCTGTACATTGCTGCCTGAATCCCATTCTCTACGCCTTTGTTGGAGTAAAGTTCAGAAATTATGCACTCCAGGTCCTCCAACGTACAGGGTGCCTTAGTTCACTGGGCAAAATTCACACACCAGACAGGAAAAGCAGCATCATGGACTCGGAGGCTGGAACAGTTTTATCTAGCTTCTAG